A single genomic interval of Lewinellaceae bacterium harbors:
- a CDS encoding glycoside hydrolase family 97 protein yields MRYGIILLAFLLTQCQPETKPNASITSPDGNISITFDLQPSGVPQYSVRYHQKDLILPSTLGMEFREQPAFKDGFAIIGTSEKEINETWEMPWGEQHLVENHGNELKVELKEKNSPGRLLNLYFRVYNDGVAFRYDIPKQEGMDTLIVMDENTQFRLNEDPLTWWIPGDWDIYEHLYNETKLSRINAIAKRNHPNLAQTYIPENAVNTPFTMRLSDGTHLAFHEADLTNYAGMTLKVDTTTHELMSELVGSDRFGWKAKVATPFHTPWRTITISPNAEGLIASRLIENLCEPNKIGDVSWFKPMKYDGIWWEMHLGISTWDYAGTQDMNSFDQIGNMKPTGKHGATTANAKRYIDFAAANNLKGVLVEGWNVGWEHWIGFEDREGVFDFVTPYPDYDLPEVVRYAKSKGVEIIMHHETSAAPRTYDHQLDTAYQLMQTLGLHSVKTGYVGKIIPKGEYHHGQWMVNHYRKVIETAAKYHIAVDAHEPIKGTGLRRTYPNIISREGLRGQEWNAWSTDGGNPPQHLSIIAFTRMLAGPIDFTPGVFNIKLKPYKPNNQVNTTLAQQLALYVVIYSPIQMACDLPENYDGQPGFQFIRDVGVDWEQTRVIKGDVGDYVIIAREERGTGNWFVGGITDENFRDALFDLDFLPPNTTFTATLYHDAPDADWDKNPLALEIDKKEVTSEDVYTVYMAPGGGFALSLIKK; encoded by the coding sequence ATGCGCTACGGGATCATCCTTCTTGCGTTCCTGCTCACCCAATGCCAACCGGAAACCAAGCCAAATGCAAGCATCACCTCTCCGGATGGAAACATCAGCATTACTTTCGACCTGCAACCTTCCGGTGTGCCACAGTATAGTGTCAGATACCACCAGAAAGACCTTATCCTACCCTCCACGCTGGGTATGGAATTTCGTGAGCAGCCAGCGTTCAAAGATGGCTTTGCGATCATTGGCACCTCAGAAAAGGAGATCAACGAGACCTGGGAAATGCCCTGGGGAGAACAGCATCTGGTTGAGAACCACGGCAATGAACTGAAAGTGGAGCTTAAAGAAAAAAATAGTCCCGGGCGCTTGCTCAACCTCTATTTCCGGGTCTACAATGACGGTGTGGCATTCCGGTACGACATACCGAAGCAGGAGGGGATGGACACCCTCATCGTCATGGATGAAAACACCCAGTTCAGACTCAACGAAGATCCGCTCACCTGGTGGATTCCCGGCGACTGGGACATCTACGAACACCTGTACAACGAAACCAAACTGTCCAGGATCAATGCCATTGCAAAAAGAAACCACCCGAACCTGGCGCAGACTTACATCCCGGAGAATGCCGTCAATACGCCTTTCACCATGCGGCTTTCGGATGGCACGCATCTGGCATTTCATGAAGCCGACCTCACCAATTATGCCGGGATGACCCTGAAAGTGGATACGACCACCCACGAGCTGATGAGCGAGCTGGTCGGTTCGGACCGTTTTGGCTGGAAAGCAAAGGTAGCCACACCATTTCATACCCCCTGGAGGACCATCACCATCAGTCCCAACGCAGAAGGGTTGATCGCCTCGCGTCTGATCGAAAACCTCTGTGAGCCCAACAAGATCGGCGATGTCTCCTGGTTTAAGCCCATGAAGTACGATGGCATCTGGTGGGAAATGCACCTGGGAATCTCTACCTGGGACTATGCGGGTACCCAGGACATGAATTCCTTTGATCAGATCGGAAATATGAAGCCGACCGGCAAACACGGTGCCACCACAGCCAATGCCAAACGCTACATCGACTTTGCAGCCGCCAACAACCTGAAAGGCGTGCTGGTCGAAGGATGGAATGTAGGCTGGGAACATTGGATCGGATTTGAGGACCGCGAAGGCGTTTTTGACTTCGTCACGCCTTATCCGGACTACGACCTGCCGGAAGTGGTACGTTATGCCAAATCCAAAGGTGTCGAGATCATCATGCACCACGAGACCAGTGCTGCACCACGCACTTACGACCACCAGCTTGACACAGCCTACCAACTCATGCAGACCCTGGGATTGCATTCAGTAAAAACCGGATATGTGGGCAAGATCATCCCCAAAGGTGAGTACCACCATGGGCAGTGGATGGTCAACCATTACCGCAAAGTCATCGAAACTGCAGCCAAATACCACATTGCCGTGGATGCCCATGAGCCTATCAAGGGCACCGGCCTGCGGCGTACCTACCCCAATATCATCTCCCGTGAAGGACTCCGAGGTCAGGAATGGAATGCCTGGTCCACCGATGGGGGCAATCCGCCACAGCATCTTTCCATCATAGCCTTTACCCGCATGCTGGCCGGCCCGATCGACTTCACGCCCGGCGTGTTTAACATAAAGCTGAAGCCCTATAAACCAAATAATCAGGTGAACACCACCCTGGCCCAGCAATTAGCTCTTTATGTTGTCATCTACAGTCCGATTCAGATGGCTTGTGACCTTCCCGAAAATTACGATGGACAGCCAGGCTTTCAGTTCATCCGGGACGTGGGTGTCGATTGGGAGCAAACACGGGTGATCAAAGGAGATGTCGGTGATTATGTGATCATTGCCCGTGAAGAACGCGGCACCGGCAACTGGTTTGTGGGAGGTATTACCGATGAGAATTTCCGGGATGCGCTCTTTGACCTGGACTTCCTGCCACCGAATACTACGTTTACCGCCACCCTGTACCACGACGCTCCGGACGCCGACTGGGATAAAAATCCGTTGGCGCTGGAAATTGACAAAAAGGAAGTCACTTCCGAGGATGTGTACACGGTGTATATGGCTCCGGGAGGTGGATTTGCATTGAGTCTGATCAAAAAGTAA